From Acidobacteriota bacterium, one genomic window encodes:
- a CDS encoding M48 family metalloprotease, with protein sequence MRKTMLWLTAALMLSPAWGVCKDREVKGYITRIHPGQNAFEIWRNQVEVPEDVEFEVKDNERGLRISLEDLRLGMHVKVKGKFDDNKYRLTARKITVDADQFENNIQRTAVLYQDLLNLEPAGSGWNGWLRLDGQAIRITPQTVVSFQLNRVEKKLAKEAEKKEDDDFEDEDSEDFEFQPLSSLEDVRAGDICEYTGRRNEDGTVTATRLVFRKNDREKNEEKLFKKLALSEKPSDEGKHGRLQVGGYKFKTYPDQAVTIYVRYVGQRLVPDYQNELPAGDPRKIDFRFYVVDGDKYPNAFAFPNGVIGINTAMLLMLENEAQLAFVLGHEIAHALNEHTYRQLMFHRKKRMAMKIGGIAAAVLGQRQVANTLVLTQAAITNGYQRFLEDQSDRYGLRFAADRGYDLHQSVQVWINMMRNFGDSGSNFFWSSHSSHSERISYLLVEIGNNYPREAAGIDTEQELGSDRYQTHTAALRQDPRLKKLRKRMEKYREKYEKEEGQLRY encoded by the coding sequence ATGAGGAAGACGATGCTGTGGTTGACGGCGGCGCTGATGCTCTCGCCGGCCTGGGGGGTGTGCAAGGACCGGGAGGTCAAGGGATACATCACCCGGATTCATCCGGGACAGAACGCCTTCGAGATCTGGCGCAATCAGGTCGAGGTGCCTGAGGACGTGGAGTTCGAGGTCAAGGACAACGAGCGGGGCCTGCGCATCAGCCTGGAAGATCTGCGCCTGGGGATGCACGTCAAGGTGAAGGGAAAATTCGACGACAACAAGTACCGGCTGACGGCGCGCAAGATCACGGTCGATGCCGACCAGTTCGAGAACAACATCCAGCGCACTGCGGTCCTCTATCAGGACCTCCTCAATCTCGAGCCCGCCGGCTCGGGCTGGAACGGGTGGTTGCGTCTGGACGGACAGGCGATACGTATCACGCCCCAGACGGTAGTGTCGTTCCAACTCAACCGGGTGGAAAAAAAGCTGGCCAAGGAAGCCGAAAAAAAAGAGGACGACGACTTCGAGGACGAGGATTCCGAGGACTTCGAATTTCAGCCGCTGAGCTCGCTGGAGGACGTTCGCGCCGGAGACATCTGCGAGTACACGGGCCGGCGCAACGAGGACGGAACAGTCACGGCCACCCGCCTGGTCTTCCGCAAAAACGACCGGGAGAAGAACGAAGAGAAGCTTTTCAAGAAACTGGCTCTCTCCGAGAAGCCCTCCGACGAGGGAAAGCATGGACGCCTCCAGGTGGGAGGCTACAAGTTCAAGACCTACCCGGACCAGGCTGTGACCATTTACGTGCGCTATGTGGGCCAGCGCCTGGTGCCCGACTACCAGAACGAATTGCCCGCCGGAGATCCCCGCAAGATCGACTTCCGCTTCTACGTGGTGGACGGCGACAAGTATCCCAACGCCTTCGCCTTTCCCAACGGCGTCATCGGCATCAACACCGCCATGCTGCTGATGCTCGAGAACGAGGCCCAACTGGCGTTCGTGCTGGGACACGAGATCGCCCACGCCCTCAACGAGCACACCTACCGTCAGTTGATGTTTCACCGCAAGAAGCGCATGGCCATGAAGATCGGCGGCATCGCGGCCGCCGTCCTGGGCCAAAGGCAGGTGGCCAACACCTTGGTGCTGACTCAAGCGGCCATCACCAACGGCTATCAGCGCTTCCTGGAAGACCAGTCCGACCGCTACGGCCTGCGCTTCGCCGCCGACCGTGGATACGACCTGCATCAGTCGGTGCAGGTGTGGATCAACATGATGCGCAATTTCGGCGATTCGGGCAGCAACTTCTTCTGGTCCAGCCACAGCTCTCATTCCGAACGGATCAGCTACCTGCTGGTGGAGATCGGCAACAACTACCCACGCGAGGCCGCCGGAATCGACACAGAGCAGGAATTGGGAAGTGACCGCTACCAGACCCACACCGCAGCGCTGCGCCAAGACCCCCGCCTCAAGAAGCT